CGTCGACGCCGTCGTCGGGGAGCTCGAGCGCATCACGCGCGACGGCGTCGTCCGCGGCTGAGCCGACCGGCACCGCCACCGATGACGGACGACGTCCGAACGTCCCGACACAGCCGATCCCGACACACCCCATCCCGACCCACCCCATCCCGACCCACCCGATCCGACCTCCCGACACGATGACGACGACCACGACCGACAGCGCCCCCGGCTCGGCGCAGGCGGCACCGATCCGCCCCCGCGGAGCGGCCCGCCGAGCGGCGAACGACGCCGCTGCCCGGTCCGTCCGTGTCGGCCGCCAGACCGCCGAGGCGGCGGTCCCCCCTGCCGCCGCCTCGGTGTCCACCACCACCACCACCATCGACGGCGCTCGGTCCGGAGCAGCCCTGCCGAGTCGTCGTGACCTCCGCACCCCTCGCCGGTCCGCCGATCGTCCCGGCAGGCTCGGCAAGCACAACAAGCACGGCCTGCGCGTACCCGACCTGCGCGTGCCCGACCCGCGCGTGTCCGGGCGACCCGGGCGTGACCGGCACGTCCCCGAGCTCCGCAGGGGCGTCGCTGTCGGTCGGCCTCAGCGTCCCGCGGCGCTGCCGGCGGCCCGATCGGGGTCGTCCTCGCGACTCCTCCCGGTGACGGCGTCCGCCCTCGCAGCCTGCCTGGTCGTCTCCGTGTCGACCCCGGCCGCCGCACTCGACGACCCCACCGGGTTCGGTCTCGGCGCCGCACCCGCATCCGCACCCGCGCACCAGGTCGCCCCGGCGCCGGAGCAGCACTACCGCGTCGCGTCCGGCGTCACCGTCACCGTCGTCCGCGACGGCTTCGACGTGCAGGCGACCCGGGCGGGTGGCGATCGACACGGCCGTGTGCAGATCACGACGGGCTCGGACGTGGTCCGTCCCGTCGCGGGGACGATCCCGACCGCCGGAGGCTTCGGCGGTCGGCAGGTCGCCGGGTGTGGTGCGTGCTCGACGAACCACCACGGGCTCGACTTCGCCGCGGCATCCGGGACGCCGGTCGTCGCCGCGATGCCCGGACGGGTCGTGTCCGCCGGGCCGCTCGGCGGGTACGGCAACCAGGTGCTCCTCGCACATCCGGACGGCACGCAGACGCGGTACGGGCACCTGTCCCGCATCGACGTCCTGCCCGGGCAGACGCTGTCGGCCGGCGAACAGCTCGGCGCCGTGGGCAGCACCGGGGTCTCCACCGGCCCGCACCTGCACTTCGAGGTCATCGTCGGCGGGACGCCGATCGATCCGGCCCCGTGGCTCGCCGCTCGCGGCCTGCTCTGAACGGGTCGCACACGCGACGGGTGTCGGCGTCCGCACGCCGACCGGGTCAGGCTGGTCGGGTCAGGCTGGTCGGGCCGCGCAGGCGTAGCGTCGAGAGCGACGTCGGCAGGGTGCCGGACGCAGGACGGAGACAGTGGTGCGCGTGACGGTGCTGGGTACGGGGACGATGGGTGCAGGGGTCGCGGGGTCGCTGCTGCGCGAGGGCCACCGGGTGACCGTGTGGAACCGCAGCGCCGACAAGGCCCGCCCGCTCGGCGACGCCGGCGCCACCGTGGCGACGGACGCTGCCGCGGCGGTGAGCGACGCCGAGGTCGTCCTGCTGACGCTCTTCGACACCGATGCGGTCGTCGACGTCCTCGAGACCGCTGCCGGGGACGCTCCCGCGGGCGCCGTGTGGGTGCAGGCCTCGACCATCGGCGTCGCGGGGACCGAGACCGTGGTGCAGTTGGCCGAGAAGTACGGCATCACCCTCGTCGAGGCGATGATGCTCGGCACGAAGGCCCCGGCGGAGCAGGGCAAGCTCACCATGCTCGCCGCCGGCCCGTCGGACGTGCTCGACCGTGTGGACCCGGTGCTCGACGCCATCGGGGCGAAGACCGTCCGCGCGGGTGAGCGGGTCGGCGACGGCACGGCCCTGAAGCTCGCGGCCAACGCCTGGGTCGCGTCGATCACCGCCGCCACCGGCCAGTCGCTCGCGATCGCTCGTGCGCTCGGACTCGACCCGCAGCTGTTCCTCGACGCGATCGACGGCACCGCGAGCGACTCGCCCTACGCGCACACGAAGGGTGCAGCGATGATCGGCGGTGACCTCGCGCCGCAGTTCGCCCTCGACGGCCTGCGGAAGGACATCGGGCTGATGGGCGACGCGGCACGGACCGCGGGGGTGTCGACGACCCTCCTCGACGCGCTCGACCGGGTCTACGCCGACGCCAGTGCAGCGGGGCACGGCGCCGACGACATCGCTGCGGTGGGCACCGCCTTCGCCGACGACCAGCGGTAGGCCGCCCGCCGGGTCAGTCTCGGCGCAGCCAGCGCAGCACGGCGCCGCGGAGTCGTCCGACGGCCTCGTCGTTCATCGTGTTCGCCAGGTCGAAGGCCTCCCGCGCGGGGTCGGCGCCGTTCCGGATGCGCCGGAGTGCGGCGTCGGCCCGGGCGCGTGCGTCGAGCTCGGCGAGCGGCATGTCGTCCTCGGGGTCGCGCGCGTGCTCGCGGCCCGGCTCCTGCGACCGCGGACCGAGCGGTGGGACCCCGACGGGTTCGTCCGGTGCGCTGGGCATGGGACGAGGCTACGCGGAGCGCTCCGTGTCGGCCGCGTCCTCGTCGTGGTCGACGACCCGGGCCATCTCCTCGAGGAACGCGACGATGACCGACATGTCCGTCTGGGGCAGGTGCTCGGCGACCTCGATCGCGCGGGTGTCGAGCTGGTCGATCACCCGCAGCACCTGCCGCATCGACCCGCCGGACGCGGTGAGGATGACCCCACGGCGGTCGTGGGGGTCGGGGTGTCGTTCGACGTGACCGCTGCGGACGAGTCGGTCCACGAGTGCCGAGGTCGACGCCGGCGTGATCTCGAGTCGGTCGGCGAGTTCCTTCGCGTTGACGGAGCGTCCCTCGGACTCGGCGTCCAGCAGGACCCGGAGCGCGAGCAGTGCGTTCTCGCCGATGCCGAGTGCCTCGCGCGCCCGGCGCTGGGCAGCGCTCTCGGCGCTCCGGTACCTACGGAGCGCGTTCAGTACGTCCACCGCGTCGACCCTGGATCCTGACCCGTACCAGAAGCCCGTGGTGGTGTTCGTCACCTCGGTCGTCATACGGACAATGCTAGACGCTCTAGTTAGATTGTCTAGCGAGTGTCCCCTGGGAGCGCGTCTGCCGGATGGCTCGCAACACCCGTGACGCGGTCCCGAAACACCGCCGCAACGCCCGCTCGGTAGCTTCGCCGCATGCAGGAGCCGACGTGCTGAGCCGACTCGCGGGGAGCGTGTTCCACGTCGGGAGCGCGGTGGAGCGGGCCGACGTGGTCGCGAGGATGCTCGACGTCTACGTCGTCCGGCCCGACGCGGGTGTGGTCGAGGAGGAGTCCACGGTCGGCTCCGTGCTGCACCGCGTCGTGGGGGCACACGCGCCCGCACGACGCCGTGAGCGTGCGGCCGTCGTCGAGTCGCTCGCCCTCGACCGGCACGAACCCGCCTCCGTGGCACACGCGGTCGGTGTGGCACGGGACCACGCCCGTCGCGCGCGCGAGGTCGTGTCCACCGAGCTCTGGGACTGCCTCGACGTCACCCGGTCGCGCATGCCGCGCAAGGTCGCCGTCGACCGGGCGCACGAGTTCCTCGCGTGGGTGCGGGAACGGAGCGCGCTGGCCGTCGGCGTCGTCGAGGGTGACGTCAGCCGCGACGAGGTGTGGGAGTTCTTCACCCTGGGCAGGTCCCTGCTGCG
The sequence above is drawn from the Curtobacterium sp. MR_MD2014 genome and encodes:
- a CDS encoding M23 family metallopeptidase, with the translated sequence MTTTTTDSAPGSAQAAPIRPRGAARRAANDAAARSVRVGRQTAEAAVPPAAASVSTTTTTIDGARSGAALPSRRDLRTPRRSADRPGRLGKHNKHGLRVPDLRVPDPRVSGRPGRDRHVPELRRGVAVGRPQRPAALPAARSGSSSRLLPVTASALAACLVVSVSTPAAALDDPTGFGLGAAPASAPAHQVAPAPEQHYRVASGVTVTVVRDGFDVQATRAGGDRHGRVQITTGSDVVRPVAGTIPTAGGFGGRQVAGCGACSTNHHGLDFAAASGTPVVAAMPGRVVSAGPLGGYGNQVLLAHPDGTQTRYGHLSRIDVLPGQTLSAGEQLGAVGSTGVSTGPHLHFEVIVGGTPIDPAPWLAARGLL
- a CDS encoding NAD(P)-dependent oxidoreductase → MTVLGTGTMGAGVAGSLLREGHRVTVWNRSADKARPLGDAGATVATDAAAAVSDAEVVLLTLFDTDAVVDVLETAAGDAPAGAVWVQASTIGVAGTETVVQLAEKYGITLVEAMMLGTKAPAEQGKLTMLAAGPSDVLDRVDPVLDAIGAKTVRAGERVGDGTALKLAANAWVASITAATGQSLAIARALGLDPQLFLDAIDGTASDSPYAHTKGAAMIGGDLAPQFALDGLRKDIGLMGDAARTAGVSTTLLDALDRVYADASAAGHGADDIAAVGTAFADDQR
- a CDS encoding MarR family winged helix-turn-helix transcriptional regulator, whose protein sequence is MTTEVTNTTTGFWYGSGSRVDAVDVLNALRRYRSAESAAQRRAREALGIGENALLALRVLLDAESEGRSVNAKELADRLEITPASTSALVDRLVRSGHVERHPDPHDRRGVILTASGGSMRQVLRVIDQLDTRAIEVAEHLPQTDMSVIVAFLEEMARVVDHDEDAADTERSA
- a CDS encoding alpha-E domain-containing protein, which codes for MLSRLAGSVFHVGSAVERADVVARMLDVYVVRPDAGVVEEESTVGSVLHRVVGAHAPARRRERAAVVESLALDRHEPASVAHAVGVARDHARRAREVVSTELWDCLDVTRSRMPRKVAVDRAHEFLAWVRERSALAVGVVEGDVSRDEVWEFFTLGRSLLRCGLTARLLASSLVDAGSAASWTTALRACGAGEAFRRGRDHHGVDPRDAAGFLLHESHSPRSLAFLAARADDCLADVAPACVGDQVAAFRVARSALGRVEVGAPDRVRAAAEGLAAAVDAVVAALEDRVFTVATPAR